In a single window of the Gossypium hirsutum isolate 1008001.06 chromosome A13, Gossypium_hirsutum_v2.1, whole genome shotgun sequence genome:
- the LOC107894951 gene encoding MADS-box transcription factor 23, which translates to MGRGKIEIKKIEKSSSRQVTFSKRRNGLLKKAKELAILCDAEVGLIIFSSTSKLHHFASSSMKSVIERYTKYEEEYHHQLLDPASELKFWKKEVASLRQQQNDLQEYQRQLKGKEKELSGLSFKDLQGLENQLEMSLKRVRMRKDQILTNQIDELKRKGHHIDQENLKVHKKLDLICHENTELQKKVNGNGTEEANESSKSLSHSYGFNNGYDYLQAPVVDLRLSLPQQLPDADTSKSKTR; encoded by the exons ATGGGAAGAGGGAAAATAGAGATAAAAAAGATAGAGAAATCATCAAGCAGGCAAGTGACCTTCTCAAAGAGAAGAAATGGATTATTGAAGAAAGCTAAAGAGTTAGCCATCCTTTGCGATGCTGAAGTTGGGTTGATTATCTTCTCCAGCACCTCCAAGCTTCATCATTTTGCCAGCTCTAG CATGAAATCTGTCATAGAACGTTACACCAAGTATGAAGAGGAATATCATCATCAACTACTTGATCCTGCttctgaattaaag TTTTGGAAGAAGGAGGTAGCAAGCCTGAGGCAACAACAAAATGACTTGCAAGAATACCAAAG GCAGTTGAAGGGGAAAGAGAAAGAGCTATCTGGTTTAAGCTTCAAAGATCTACAGGGCCTAGAAAACCAGCTTGAAATGAGTTTGAAAAGGGTACGCATGAGAAAG GACCAAATTCTGACAAATCAAATCGATGAGCTAAAGCGCAAG GGACACCACATTGATCAAGAGAATCTAAAAGTACACAAGAAGCTAGACCTTATTTGCCATGAAAATACTGAACTTCAAAAGAAG GTTAATGGAAATGGAACAGAAGAAGCAAATGAAAGCAGCAAAAGCTTATCCCACAGTTATGGTTTCAACAATGGATATGATTATTTGCAAGCACCTGTTGTTGATCTCCGGTTAAGCCTGCCTCAACAACTTCCCGACGCTGATACATCAAAATCGAAAACTAGgtaa